A DNA window from Sphingomonas profundi contains the following coding sequences:
- a CDS encoding ATP-binding protein yields the protein MTPATALPAADAMEIGRLLEVSGSTSQIALDGTLLASLADDPDPGVAMAGQIGSQVKLRVGQRWLLANIRTMRLAATDTDVVIANVDFLGEGDRDPFTGRMSNFRRGVTRYPAPGASVQPVTSGEMQQIYAADDRAHVEIGTVYPTKDIRAALYVDALLGKHFALLGSTGTGKSTSAALILHRICDMAPEGHIVMIDPHGEYPAAFKGTGEIFNVDNLAMPYWLMNFAEHVEVFVTSTGADRQHDSDILAKCLLAARAKNRCAEGITKLTVDSPIPYLLSDLLAIIQAEMGKMDKAGGTAPYQRLKTKVEEIRADPRYAFMFSGMLVSDSLSAFLARIFRLPGYGKPISIVDVSGVPSDITNVVVAVLARMVFDYAVWARGEMQRPILLVCEEAHRYIPSDRVTTGSAVRGILERIAKEGRKYGVSLGLITQRPSDLAEGVLSQCGTIITLRLNNDRDLGFVRAAMPEGSRGFLDTIPALRNRECIVSGEGVSIPLRVTLDDLEPNKRPASNDPVFSTLWRQTGGEQALIERVIHRWRSQGR from the coding sequence ATGACGCCGGCGACGGCGCTTCCGGCGGCCGACGCGATGGAGATCGGCCGGCTGCTGGAGGTGAGCGGATCGACCTCGCAGATCGCGCTCGACGGCACCCTGCTCGCCTCGCTGGCGGACGATCCCGATCCCGGCGTCGCCATGGCCGGGCAGATCGGCAGCCAGGTGAAGCTGCGGGTCGGCCAGCGCTGGCTGCTCGCCAACATCCGCACGATGCGGCTGGCGGCGACCGATACCGACGTGGTGATCGCCAACGTGGATTTCCTGGGCGAAGGCGATCGCGATCCGTTCACCGGCCGCATGTCCAACTTCCGCCGCGGCGTCACCCGCTATCCCGCGCCGGGCGCCTCGGTGCAGCCCGTCACCTCCGGCGAGATGCAGCAGATCTACGCGGCCGACGATCGCGCCCATGTCGAGATCGGCACCGTCTACCCGACCAAGGATATCCGCGCCGCGCTCTACGTCGATGCGCTGCTCGGCAAGCATTTCGCGCTGCTGGGCTCCACCGGCACCGGCAAGTCCACCTCCGCCGCGCTGATCCTGCACCGGATCTGCGACATGGCGCCGGAGGGGCATATCGTGATGATCGATCCCCACGGCGAATATCCCGCCGCCTTCAAGGGCACGGGCGAGATCTTCAACGTCGACAATCTGGCGATGCCCTACTGGCTGATGAACTTCGCCGAGCATGTCGAGGTGTTCGTCACCTCCACCGGTGCCGACCGGCAGCATGATTCGGACATCCTGGCCAAGTGCCTGCTCGCCGCCCGCGCGAAGAATCGCTGTGCGGAAGGGATCACCAAGCTGACGGTGGACAGCCCGATCCCGTATCTCCTCTCCGATCTGCTGGCCATCATCCAGGCCGAGATGGGCAAGATGGACAAGGCCGGCGGCACCGCCCCCTACCAGCGGCTGAAGACGAAGGTTGAGGAGATCCGGGCCGATCCGCGCTACGCCTTCATGTTCTCCGGCATGCTCGTCAGCGACAGCCTCTCGGCCTTCCTAGCGCGGATCTTCCGCCTGCCGGGCTACGGCAAGCCGATCTCGATCGTCGACGTCTCGGGCGTGCCCAGCGACATCACCAACGTGGTGGTGGCGGTTCTGGCGCGCATGGTGTTCGACTATGCCGTGTGGGCGCGTGGCGAGATGCAGCGCCCGATCCTGCTCGTCTGCGAGGAGGCGCATCGCTACATCCCGTCGGATCGGGTGACGACCGGCTCGGCGGTGCGCGGCATTCTGGAGCGGATCGCCAAGGAGGGCCGCAAATACGGCGTCTCGCTGGGCCTCATCACCCAGCGGCCGTCCGATCTGGCGGAGGGCGTGCTCTCCCAGTGCGGCACGATCATCACCCTGCGGCTCAACAACGATCGCGACCTGGGCTTCGTGCGCGCGGCCATGCCGGAAGGATCGCGCGGCTTCCTCGACACGATCCCGGCGCTGCGCAACCGCGAGTGCATCGTCAGCGGCGAGGGCGTGTCGATCCCGCTGCGGGTGACGCTCGACGATCTCGAACCGAACAAGCGGCCCGCCTCAAACGATCCGGTCTTCTCCACCCTCTGGCGGCAGACCGGCGGCGAGCAGGCGCTGATCGAACGCGTGATCCACCGCTGGCGCAGCCAGGGGCGATAG
- a CDS encoding MFS transporter, with protein MAGQAGMGNGARLRAILGGAAGNLVEWYDWYAYAVFALYFAPAFFPKGDPTTQLLQTAAVFAVGFAARPVGAWAMGLYADRAGRRAALSLSVGMMCAGSLMIALIPSHAAIGAGAGVLLLLARVVQGLSVGGEYGASASYMSEVAGARRRGFWSSFHYVTLVGGQLIALAVLILLQRILPKEALEAWGWRVPFVIGAMLAVIVFWIRRGLDESPSFVKAEAAGARGGTTMALLREHPREVMTIVGLTAGGSLGFYIFTTYMQKFLVNTAGYGKAEASEASAVSLIAFMLFQPLAGWLSDLVGRRAMLLVAFGGGALALWPVMSGIAEGGGIGTALALILVSLALQAGYTAIGAVVKAELFPTHVRALGVALPYAVANAAFGGTAEYVALWFKSEGIERGFYVYAIVLMAVSFVTALLMCDTKRHSRITED; from the coding sequence ATGGCCGGGCAGGCAGGCATGGGCAACGGCGCGCGGCTGCGGGCGATACTGGGCGGGGCCGCCGGCAACCTCGTCGAATGGTACGACTGGTACGCCTATGCCGTCTTCGCGCTCTATTTCGCGCCGGCGTTCTTCCCAAAGGGCGATCCGACGACGCAGCTGCTGCAGACGGCGGCGGTGTTCGCCGTCGGCTTCGCGGCGCGGCCGGTGGGCGCGTGGGCGATGGGGCTCTACGCCGATCGCGCCGGCCGGCGGGCGGCGCTGAGCCTCTCCGTCGGCATGATGTGCGCCGGATCGCTGATGATCGCGCTGATCCCGTCGCACGCGGCGATCGGCGCCGGCGCGGGCGTGCTGCTGCTGCTGGCGCGGGTGGTGCAGGGGCTGTCGGTGGGCGGCGAATATGGCGCCTCGGCCTCGTACATGAGCGAGGTGGCCGGCGCGCGGCGGCGCGGCTTCTGGTCCAGCTTCCACTATGTCACGCTGGTGGGCGGGCAGCTGATCGCGCTGGCCGTGCTGATCCTGCTCCAGCGTATCCTGCCGAAGGAGGCGCTGGAGGCGTGGGGCTGGCGCGTGCCGTTCGTGATCGGGGCGATGCTGGCGGTGATCGTGTTCTGGATCCGCCGCGGGCTGGACGAGAGCCCGTCCTTCGTGAAGGCGGAGGCGGCCGGCGCGCGCGGCGGCACGACGATGGCGCTGCTGCGCGAGCATCCGCGCGAGGTGATGACGATCGTGGGCCTCACCGCCGGCGGATCGCTGGGCTTCTACATCTTCACCACCTACATGCAGAAGTTCTTGGTGAACACGGCCGGCTACGGCAAGGCCGAGGCGTCAGAGGCGAGTGCCGTCAGCCTTATCGCCTTCATGCTGTTCCAGCCGCTGGCGGGCTGGCTCTCCGATCTGGTCGGGCGGCGGGCGATGCTGCTGGTGGCGTTCGGCGGCGGCGCGCTGGCGCTGTGGCCGGTGATGAGCGGCATCGCCGAAGGCGGCGGGATCGGCACCGCGCTGGCGCTGATCCTCGTCTCGCTGGCGTTGCAGGCGGGCTACACCGCGATCGGCGCGGTGGTGAAGGCGGAGCTGTTCCCCACCCATGTGCGCGCGCTCGGCGTGGCGCTGCCTTATGCGGTGGCCAATGCGGCGTTCGGCGGCACGGCCGAATATGTCGCCTTGTGGTTCAAGAGCGAGGGGATCGAGCGCGGCTTCTACGTGTATGCAATCGTGCTGATGGCGGTCAGCTTCGTCACCGCGCTGCTGATGTGCGACACGAAGCGGCACAGCCGCATCACGGAGGACTGA
- a CDS encoding peptide chain release factor 3 — translation MDIIDHAADRPTTRPDRRTFAIISHPDAGKTTLTEKLLIAGGAIHMAGEVKARGAARRARSDWMKIEQQRGISVTSSVMTFEYDDIVFNLLDTPGHEDFSEDTYRTLTAVDSAVMVIDAAKGIEPQTRKLFEVCRLRSVPIITFVNKIDREGRDGFALLDEIADQLALDVAPMEWPVGMGGLFEGLYDLRGHRLLLPDANRGFSGHVEQLAGLDDARLDDLVSATAAAALREEAELALGGYAAFDLAAYRHGDLTPVYFGSALKDFGVAELIAALRDLAPSPRAQPATPAPVEPDAPQVSGFIFKMQANMNPQHRDRVAFMRLCSGRFRRGMKLNQSGTNKPIAVHSPILFFAQSREVADEAWPGDIIGIPNHGTLRVGDTLSEASGITFTGLPNFAPEILRRVALVDPTKTKQLNKALDDLSQEGVVQVFRPSLGAQLIVGVVGQLQLEVLISRLEHEYKVDARLEPSPYATARWIASDDAAAMKTFAADHRGAMAADHDDEPVFMAKDDWELSYVAQRNPNIRFTATKERV, via the coding sequence ATGGACATCATCGACCACGCCGCGGACCGCCCGACCACCCGCCCGGATCGCCGCACGTTCGCCATCATCTCCCACCCGGACGCCGGCAAGACGACCTTGACGGAGAAGCTGCTGATCGCCGGCGGCGCGATCCACATGGCGGGCGAGGTGAAGGCGCGCGGCGCCGCCCGCCGCGCCCGATCGGACTGGATGAAGATCGAGCAGCAGCGCGGCATCTCCGTCACCTCGTCGGTGATGACGTTCGAATATGACGACATCGTCTTCAACCTGCTCGACACGCCCGGCCACGAGGACTTCTCGGAGGACACCTACCGCACGCTGACGGCGGTCGATTCGGCGGTGATGGTGATCGACGCCGCCAAGGGCATCGAGCCGCAGACGCGCAAGCTGTTCGAGGTGTGCCGCCTGCGGTCCGTGCCGATCATCACCTTCGTCAACAAGATCGATCGCGAGGGGCGCGACGGCTTCGCCCTGCTGGACGAGATCGCCGACCAGCTGGCGCTGGACGTGGCGCCGATGGAGTGGCCGGTCGGCATGGGCGGCCTGTTCGAGGGGCTGTACGACCTGCGCGGGCACCGGCTGCTGCTGCCCGACGCCAATCGCGGCTTCTCCGGCCATGTCGAGCAGCTGGCCGGGCTGGACGATGCGCGGCTGGACGATCTCGTCTCCGCAACCGCCGCCGCCGCCCTGCGCGAGGAGGCGGAGCTGGCGCTCGGCGGCTATGCCGCGTTCGATCTCGCCGCCTACCGCCACGGCGACCTGACGCCGGTATATTTCGGCTCCGCGCTCAAGGATTTCGGCGTCGCCGAGCTGATCGCCGCGCTGCGCGATCTCGCCCCCTCGCCGCGCGCGCAGCCCGCCACGCCGGCGCCGGTGGAGCCCGATGCGCCCCAGGTCAGCGGCTTCATCTTCAAGATGCAGGCCAACATGAACCCGCAGCATCGCGACCGGGTGGCCTTCATGCGGCTCTGCTCGGGCCGGTTCCGCCGCGGCATGAAGCTCAACCAGTCCGGCACCAACAAGCCCATCGCGGTGCACAGCCCGATCCTGTTCTTCGCCCAGAGCCGCGAGGTGGCGGACGAGGCGTGGCCGGGCGACATCATCGGCATCCCCAATCATGGCACCCTGCGCGTGGGCGACACGCTGAGCGAGGCGAGCGGCATCACCTTCACCGGCCTGCCGAACTTCGCGCCGGAGATATTGCGCCGCGTGGCGCTGGTCGATCCGACGAAGACGAAGCAGCTGAACAAGGCGCTCGACGATCTCAGCCAGGAGGGCGTGGTGCAGGTGTTCCGCCCGTCGCTCGGCGCGCAGCTGATCGTCGGCGTCGTCGGCCAGCTGCAGCTGGAGGTGCTGATCTCCCGGCTGGAGCACGAGTATAAGGTCGACGCCCGGCTGGAGCCCTCACCCTACGCCACCGCCCGCTGGATCGCCTCCGACGACGCCGCCGCGATGAAGACCTTCGCCGCCGACCACCGCGGCGCGATGGCCGCCGATCACGACGACGAGCCCGTCTTCATGGCGAAGGACGACTGGGAGCTGAGCTACGTGGCGCAGCGCAACCCGAACATCCGCTTCACCGCGACGAAGGAGCGGGTGTGA
- a CDS encoding YggS family pyridoxal phosphate-dependent enzyme translates to MSETEAAARLAAVRLVTVQAAIARAAALAGRPADAIELVAVSKTRTPQEIAPLIAAGHRSFGENRVQEAEAKWPALRAATPGLRLHLVGQLQSNKAEAAVRLFDAIHALDRPSLLTALAAAMAKTGRRPDCYVQVNIGEEPQKGGCAIADLPALLDAAVAAGLPVAGLMAVPPADTEAAPYFALLAKLARRHDLAALSMGMSGDYETAAMLGATCVRVGTALFGDRG, encoded by the coding sequence ATGAGCGAAACCGAAGCCGCCGCCCGCCTCGCCGCCGTCCGCCTCGTCACCGTGCAGGCCGCGATCGCCCGCGCCGCCGCTCTGGCCGGCCGCCCGGCCGACGCGATCGAGCTGGTCGCCGTCTCCAAGACGCGCACGCCGCAGGAGATCGCTCCGCTGATCGCCGCCGGCCACCGCAGCTTCGGCGAGAACCGCGTGCAGGAGGCGGAGGCGAAATGGCCGGCGCTGCGGGCGGCGACGCCCGGCCTGCGCCTGCATCTGGTCGGCCAGCTGCAATCGAACAAGGCGGAAGCGGCGGTGCGCCTGTTCGATGCGATCCACGCGCTCGACCGCCCCTCGCTGCTGACGGCGCTGGCCGCCGCGATGGCGAAGACCGGCCGCCGCCCCGACTGCTACGTGCAGGTCAACATCGGCGAGGAACCGCAGAAGGGCGGCTGCGCCATCGCCGACCTGCCCGCGCTGCTGGACGCGGCCGTCGCCGCCGGCCTGCCCGTCGCCGGCCTGATGGCGGTGCCCCCGGCCGACACCGAGGCCGCGCCCTATTTCGCCCTGCTGGCAAAGCTGGCGCGGCGGCACGACCTCGCCGCCCTCAGCATGGGCATGTCCGGCGACTATGAGACGGCGGCGATGCTGGGCGCGACATGCGTGCGTGTGGGGACGGCACTGTTCGGGGATCGGGGATAG
- a CDS encoding thiamine phosphate synthase: MRPRHPLPTRWLMTDERLGERLWAALERLPRGGGIVFRHHATPAAARRLLYDRVRRVARRRGLVLVLAGSPRLAVAWRADGAHGRSPHARAARPLLRTAPVHDARQMAAARHADLLFVSPVFATRSHPGAGGLGPLRFALLARRARRPVIALGGMDAVRARRIRAAGWAAIDAWSAPQS; encoded by the coding sequence ATGCGGCCCCGCCATCCTCTCCCCACCCGCTGGCTGATGACCGACGAGCGGCTCGGCGAGCGGCTGTGGGCGGCGCTGGAGCGGCTGCCGCGCGGCGGCGGCATCGTGTTCCGCCACCATGCGACGCCGGCAGCGGCGCGGCGCCTGCTGTACGATCGGGTGCGGCGGGTGGCGCGAAGGCGTGGGCTGGTGCTCGTGCTCGCCGGGTCGCCACGGCTGGCGGTGGCGTGGCGGGCGGACGGGGCGCACGGCCGCTCGCCGCACGCCCGCGCCGCGCGCCCGCTGCTGCGGACCGCGCCGGTGCATGACGCGCGCCAGATGGCGGCGGCGCGTCACGCCGACCTGTTGTTCGTCTCGCCGGTGTTCGCCACCCGCTCGCATCCGGGCGCGGGCGGGCTCGGCCCGCTGCGCTTCGCCCTGCTCGCCCGGCGCGCGCGCCGGCCGGTGATCGCGCTGGGCGGCATGGACGCCGTCCGCGCACGGCGGATCAGGGCGGCGGGCTGGGCGGCGATCGATGCGTGGAGTGCGCCTCAGAGCTGA
- a CDS encoding glycosyltransferase family 9 protein — MANIVKMAIKAVRFRLGRPYVQHANALRNRSEWIEAVIGYRRALDWMPWREDLKIQIGNCLKEYGDYRAAVRSYSGVVGGMHRPEALKQIADASRRAGTDLLAYVITERPDQVAPAGNGPVVMPSPTARDLPNRVQVESEEPRRWLGSLGRDDNQAVRRKGNNYPSIMFDQVGSLSMVRDGAIEPLFAGMIAVRARIFSLAQLDTVELWLGEGDAAVRLEAAPVRFVERGMIPIRLHVANIWIDSARLPAGRHWLSLRAGKHAPSAGLFVNVAEAGGPLPDLAGSDAFVPSPPPGTADPAAFVVAAPAQVRAAARSVLEGPVRSILAIRVDQLGDVSASLPAMARLRGLFPGATLTALVQPGVRAVVEASGIADRVLPIALDYSPLTERRHLPPAEEARVRALLGDETFDLAIDLSPGDETRPLLLLTGATHLVGFNPDRFTFLDYGIGLRSRDKVNQLEKLSHAAAVMTLVEALAVAVAPRRPVVPRAAPVDAVLAEHGLTPRGHVVLHTGARHPINCWPAEHFIALAERVLAETPLNVVMFGGDMIAGLAALRGNPRVRVFDLLDADAFDAILSSARVMVGNDSGPKHLAATRGVATVSLHVGRLNWNEWGQDGAGTILSKRVPCVGCGLNDVQLCGRDAVCIRSIGVDEAMAAVRAQL; from the coding sequence ATGGCGAACATCGTGAAGATGGCGATCAAGGCCGTGCGCTTCCGCTTGGGCCGCCCCTATGTCCAGCACGCCAACGCGCTGCGCAACCGATCGGAGTGGATCGAGGCGGTGATCGGCTACCGCCGCGCGCTGGACTGGATGCCCTGGCGCGAGGATCTGAAGATCCAGATCGGCAATTGCCTGAAGGAATATGGCGACTATCGTGCCGCAGTAAGAAGCTACAGCGGCGTGGTGGGCGGTATGCACCGGCCGGAGGCGCTGAAGCAGATAGCGGATGCCAGCCGTCGCGCCGGCACCGATCTTCTCGCCTACGTGATTACCGAGCGTCCGGATCAGGTCGCCCCTGCCGGCAACGGCCCGGTCGTGATGCCGTCGCCCACCGCGCGCGACCTGCCGAACCGCGTGCAGGTGGAATCGGAGGAGCCGCGCCGCTGGCTGGGCTCGCTGGGCCGCGACGACAATCAGGCCGTCCGCCGCAAGGGCAACAACTATCCCTCGATCATGTTCGATCAGGTCGGATCGCTGTCGATGGTGCGCGACGGCGCGATCGAGCCGCTGTTCGCCGGCATGATCGCGGTGCGCGCCCGCATCTTCTCGCTCGCCCAGCTCGACACGGTCGAGCTGTGGCTGGGCGAGGGCGATGCGGCGGTGCGGCTGGAGGCGGCGCCGGTCCGCTTCGTCGAGCGGGGCATGATCCCGATCCGGCTGCACGTGGCCAACATCTGGATCGATAGCGCCCGCCTGCCCGCCGGCCGCCACTGGCTGAGCCTGCGCGCCGGCAAGCATGCGCCATCGGCCGGGCTGTTCGTCAACGTGGCGGAGGCGGGCGGGCCGCTGCCCGATCTGGCCGGATCGGACGCCTTCGTGCCGTCCCCCCCGCCCGGCACGGCCGATCCCGCCGCGTTCGTGGTCGCAGCCCCCGCGCAGGTGCGCGCCGCCGCCCGATCGGTGCTGGAAGGGCCGGTCCGCTCGATCCTGGCGATCCGGGTCGACCAGCTGGGCGACGTGTCCGCCTCGCTGCCGGCCATGGCGCGGCTGCGCGGGCTGTTCCCCGGCGCCACCCTCACCGCCCTGGTGCAGCCGGGCGTGCGGGCCGTGGTGGAGGCATCGGGCATCGCCGATCGGGTGCTGCCGATCGCGCTCGACTACAGCCCGCTCACCGAGCGGCGCCACCTGCCGCCGGCCGAGGAGGCGCGGGTGCGGGCGCTGCTGGGCGACGAGACGTTCGACCTCGCCATCGATCTCAGCCCCGGCGACGAGACGCGGCCGCTGCTGCTGCTGACGGGCGCGACCCACCTCGTCGGGTTCAACCCCGATCGCTTCACCTTCCTCGACTACGGCATCGGCCTGCGATCGCGCGACAAGGTCAACCAGCTGGAGAAGCTGTCGCACGCCGCCGCGGTGATGACCCTGGTGGAGGCGCTGGCGGTGGCGGTGGCGCCGCGCCGGCCGGTCGTGCCGCGCGCTGCGCCGGTCGATGCGGTGCTGGCCGAGCACGGCCTCACCCCACGCGGCCATGTCGTGCTGCACACGGGCGCGCGCCACCCGATCAACTGCTGGCCGGCCGAACATTTCATTGCGCTGGCCGAGCGGGTGCTGGCGGAGACGCCGCTGAATGTCGTGATGTTCGGCGGGGACATGATCGCCGGGCTGGCGGCGTTGCGCGGCAACCCGCGCGTGCGGGTGTTCGACCTGCTGGATGCCGACGCCTTCGATGCCATCCTGTCCAGCGCGCGGGTGATGGTGGGCAATGATTCGGGGCCGAAGCACCTTGCCGCCACGCGCGGGGTGGCGACCGTGAGCCTGCACGTCGGCCGGCTCAACTGGAACGAGTGGGGCCAGGACGGCGCGGGCACGATCCTGTCGAAGCGGGTGCCGTGCGTCGGCTGCGGCCTCAACGACGTCCAGCTCTGCGGGCGCGACGCCGTCTGCATCCGCTCGATCGGCGTGGACGAGGCGATGGCGGCGGTGCGCGCTCAGCTCTGA
- a CDS encoding glycosyltransferase family 4 protein, translating into MTALRIGIDGFNLAMPHGTGVATYGHVLAETLHAGGDEVTAVFGIGGGSPAARGTRLRIMLRGMAPFLSARAAETDRAWLHRALAARAAPPFARSVNAPDLFALAHRHFRHHDRFLPLRMTDPPTIMHWTYPLPVRLVGARNVYTLHDLVPLRLPFATRDDTRYYDRLVRRCVATGAHVCTVSEASRADILRLLGVAADRVTNTYQAGPPPPDLSAEAIAADRDMVARLYGLAPQGYFLFVGTIEPKKNVAALIDAYLATPPGIPLVLVGARGWGSAAALAALDRGDADGRVIHLDYAPRAQLLGLIRLARALLFPSLWEGFGLPVLEALQFGTPVLIGDQGGLPEVAGDAAVIVDPHDGAALSAGIRALHDDAALRLRLSAAGPARAALFSRARYLTRLHAMYTRILAGTLPGGDDVP; encoded by the coding sequence TTGACCGCGCTGAGGATCGGGATCGACGGCTTCAATCTCGCCATGCCGCACGGCACGGGTGTCGCCACCTACGGACACGTGCTGGCCGAAACGCTGCACGCCGGCGGCGACGAGGTGACGGCGGTGTTCGGCATCGGTGGCGGCAGTCCGGCCGCGCGCGGAACGCGGCTGCGGATCATGCTTCGCGGCATGGCGCCGTTCCTCTCGGCAAGAGCGGCGGAGACCGATCGGGCGTGGCTGCACCGCGCCCTGGCCGCGCGCGCGGCGCCGCCGTTCGCGCGGAGCGTGAACGCGCCCGACCTGTTCGCGCTGGCCCACCGCCACTTCCGCCACCACGATCGCTTCTTGCCGCTGCGGATGACCGATCCGCCGACGATCATGCACTGGACCTATCCGCTGCCGGTGCGGCTCGTCGGCGCGCGCAACGTCTACACGCTGCACGATCTGGTGCCGCTGCGGCTGCCCTTCGCCACGCGGGACGACACGCGCTATTATGATCGCCTGGTGCGCCGCTGCGTCGCCACCGGCGCGCATGTGTGCACCGTATCGGAGGCGAGCCGGGCGGATATCCTGCGCCTGCTGGGCGTGGCCGCCGATCGGGTGACGAACACCTACCAGGCCGGCCCGCCCCCGCCGGATCTGTCCGCAGAAGCGATCGCCGCCGATCGCGACATGGTGGCGCGGCTGTATGGCCTCGCGCCGCAGGGCTATTTCCTGTTCGTCGGCACGATCGAGCCGAAGAAGAATGTCGCCGCCCTGATCGACGCCTATCTCGCTACGCCCCCCGGCATCCCGCTCGTGCTGGTCGGCGCGCGTGGCTGGGGCAGCGCGGCGGCGCTTGCCGCGCTCGACCGGGGGGATGCGGACGGCCGCGTGATCCATCTCGATTACGCGCCGCGCGCGCAGCTGCTCGGCCTGATCCGGCTGGCGCGCGCGCTGCTGTTCCCGTCGCTGTGGGAAGGCTTCGGCCTGCCGGTGCTGGAGGCGCTGCAATTCGGCACGCCGGTGCTGATCGGCGACCAGGGCGGCCTGCCGGAGGTGGCGGGGGACGCCGCCGTGATCGTCGATCCGCACGACGGCGCGGCGCTCTCCGCCGGCATCCGCGCGCTGCACGACGATGCGGCGCTGCGCCTGCGCCTGTCCGCGGCCGGCCCGGCGCGGGCCGCCCTGTTCTCGCGGGCGCGATATTTGACCCGGCTGCACGCCATGTATACGCGCATCCTCGCCGGGACGCTGCCCGGAGGGGATGACGTACCGTGA
- the rfaE1 gene encoding D-glycero-beta-D-manno-heptose-7-phosphate kinase: MTSATLFDPAANILVVGDVMLDGYASGAVERISPEAPVPILKHMAHLEVPGGGANVATNLAALGGRPHLIGVIGDDAEGRRLDALLLGARVSTRLIVAAERQTTFKQRILAGNHQMLRIDKEDATPLDPAIADAVIAAVDDAMPAMQAMILSDYAKGCLGDRVLAAIIARARRGGVPVFVDPKRADFAFYAGADFITPNRAELRAATGIVCDTDDACRRAARAAIAATGATIVLTRSEQGMSLYPVAGEEIVLPTEAREVFDVSGAGDSVIASFALAIASGHAVPQALRLANLAAGLVIAKAGTATISEAELIEALAREHQAPDTDGAVGWDEAARRRAEWKRQKLRVGFTNGCFDLLHPGHIALLREAARQCDRLIVALNSDASVRRLKGPARPIQGEAARAEVMAAIGHVDLVTLFDQDTPHALIDLLKPDLLVKGSDYAEDAIVGADIVKAHGGAVLRVDLRAGHSTTRLVARSLASPDAVG, translated from the coding sequence GTGACCAGCGCGACCCTGTTCGATCCAGCGGCGAACATCCTCGTCGTCGGCGATGTCATGCTGGATGGCTATGCGAGCGGCGCGGTGGAGCGCATCTCGCCCGAGGCGCCGGTGCCGATCCTGAAGCATATGGCCCATCTGGAGGTGCCGGGCGGCGGCGCCAACGTGGCGACCAACCTCGCCGCGCTCGGCGGCCGCCCGCACCTGATCGGCGTGATCGGCGACGATGCCGAAGGCCGCCGACTGGATGCGCTGCTGCTTGGCGCGCGCGTCTCCACCCGGCTGATCGTCGCGGCCGAGCGGCAGACGACGTTCAAGCAGCGCATCCTTGCCGGCAACCACCAGATGCTGCGGATCGACAAGGAGGATGCGACCCCGCTCGATCCGGCGATCGCGGACGCCGTGATCGCCGCGGTGGACGATGCGATGCCCGCGATGCAGGCAATGATCCTCTCCGATTATGCCAAGGGCTGCCTCGGCGATCGCGTGCTGGCGGCGATCATCGCCCGCGCCCGGCGGGGCGGCGTGCCCGTATTCGTCGATCCCAAGCGGGCCGATTTCGCTTTCTACGCCGGGGCCGACTTCATCACCCCGAACCGTGCCGAGCTGCGCGCCGCGACCGGCATCGTCTGCGATACCGACGATGCGTGCCGCCGGGCCGCCCGCGCGGCGATCGCGGCGACGGGCGCCACCATCGTCCTCACCCGATCCGAACAGGGCATGTCGCTCTACCCGGTGGCGGGCGAGGAGATCGTACTGCCGACGGAGGCGCGCGAGGTGTTCGACGTCTCCGGCGCGGGCGACAGCGTGATCGCGAGCTTCGCCCTCGCCATCGCCAGCGGCCACGCCGTGCCGCAGGCGCTACGGCTGGCCAATCTCGCCGCCGGGCTGGTGATCGCCAAGGCGGGCACCGCCACCATCTCGGAAGCGGAACTGATCGAGGCGCTGGCGCGCGAGCATCAGGCGCCCGACACGGACGGCGCGGTGGGGTGGGACGAGGCCGCCCGCCGCCGGGCGGAGTGGAAGCGGCAGAAACTGCGCGTCGGCTTCACCAACGGCTGCTTCGATCTGCTGCACCCCGGCCATATCGCGCTGCTGCGCGAGGCGGCCCGGCAGTGCGACCGGCTGATCGTGGCGCTGAACAGCGACGCCTCCGTCCGCCGGCTGAAAGGCCCCGCCCGCCCGATTCAGGGCGAAGCGGCGCGGGCCGAGGTGATGGCCGCGATCGGCCACGTCGATCTCGTCACCCTGTTCGATCAGGATACGCCGCACGCGCTGATCGACCTGCTGAAGCCCGATCTGCTGGTGAAGGGCAGCGACTATGCCGAGGACGCGATCGTCGGCGCCGATATCGTCAAGGCGCATGGCGGCGCGGTGCTGCGTGTCGATCTGCGCGCCGGCCACTCGACCACCAGGCTCGTCGCCCGCAGCCTGGCATCCCCGGACGCGGTGGGGTGA